In Sideroxyarcus emersonii, one DNA window encodes the following:
- a CDS encoding glucan biosynthesis protein, producing the protein MSSEFDRRKFLGLLASAAASTALPWSNVMAAESGLALGSAAAFSWAGLVEQARRQSKQPYQPDPQPDRDILEQIDWEAHGKIHFKPDDALFAGGPGQYPVQFFHPGRFFQDSVRMYRLDRALSDKQPHTLAREILFDKRHFDMPADSPAQRLGAQTHFAGFRIQESRLGDQSRLDWQHNDWAAFLGASYFRAIGDEYQYGLSARGIAIDTVEFGKTEEFPVFTRFYFESAGDISNSVVVYALLDGPSITGAYRFVLTREKGVVMDVEANLFLRRDVARFGIAPLTSMYWFSGRDKAKQTDWRPEVHDSDGLALWTGANEHIWRPLNAPDGITVSAFADNNPRGFGLMQRERDFGEYLDAVHYERRPGLWVEPLEGWGEGSVQLVEQPTDEELYDNIGAMWVPREKATAGSSYRLRYRLHWTAQEPFKTSLARCVATRIGRGGEPAKRPPGVHKFVVEFKGGALDQLAAGVTPEVVVSATRGTLSRIRAEAVPDGIPGHWHTFFDLGELGTSKEPVEIRLFLRSGEQTITETWLYQFQPA; encoded by the coding sequence ATGTCGTCAGAATTCGACCGCAGAAAATTTCTGGGCCTGCTGGCCAGCGCCGCAGCTTCCACCGCATTACCCTGGTCCAATGTCATGGCCGCCGAATCTGGCCTGGCGCTGGGCTCCGCCGCGGCATTCTCCTGGGCGGGGCTGGTCGAACAAGCGCGGCGCCAGTCGAAGCAGCCGTATCAGCCCGATCCCCAGCCGGATCGCGATATCCTGGAACAGATCGATTGGGAGGCGCACGGCAAGATCCACTTCAAGCCGGATGATGCGCTCTTCGCCGGCGGTCCCGGACAGTATCCCGTGCAATTTTTCCATCCGGGGCGATTTTTCCAGGACTCGGTCAGGATGTACCGGCTTGACCGTGCCTTGAGCGATAAACAGCCCCACACCCTGGCGCGCGAGATCCTGTTCGACAAGCGCCACTTCGACATGCCGGCGGACAGTCCTGCCCAACGCCTCGGGGCGCAGACGCATTTCGCCGGTTTCCGCATCCAGGAAAGCCGGCTCGGCGATCAGTCGCGCCTCGACTGGCAGCACAACGACTGGGCCGCGTTCCTGGGCGCCTCCTATTTCCGTGCCATCGGCGACGAATACCAATACGGCCTGTCGGCACGCGGCATTGCCATCGATACGGTGGAGTTCGGCAAGACGGAGGAATTTCCGGTATTCACCCGCTTCTATTTTGAATCCGCCGGCGACATATCCAATTCGGTGGTCGTCTATGCATTGCTCGACGGCCCGAGCATCACCGGCGCCTACCGCTTCGTCCTGACCCGGGAAAAGGGCGTGGTGATGGACGTCGAAGCCAACCTGTTCCTGCGGCGCGACGTTGCGCGTTTCGGCATCGCGCCGCTCACTTCGATGTACTGGTTCTCCGGAAGAGACAAGGCGAAGCAGACAGACTGGCGGCCGGAAGTGCACGATTCCGACGGCCTCGCACTGTGGACCGGCGCCAACGAACATATCTGGCGCCCGCTCAACGCACCCGACGGTATCACCGTATCGGCCTTTGCCGACAACAATCCCCGCGGATTCGGCCTGATGCAGCGCGAACGCGATTTCGGCGAATACCTGGATGCCGTTCATTACGAGCGCCGCCCCGGTTTGTGGGTCGAGCCGCTCGAAGGCTGGGGTGAAGGTTCGGTGCAACTGGTCGAACAGCCCACCGACGAGGAACTCTACGACAACATCGGCGCGATGTGGGTCCCGCGCGAAAAAGCGACGGCAGGCTCCAGTTACCGTTTGCGCTATCGCCTGCACTGGACGGCGCAAGAGCCGTTCAAGACCTCCCTCGCGCGTTGCGTGGCGACCCGTATCGGACGAGGCGGCGAGCCGGCCAAGCGTCCGCCCGGGGTGCATAAATTCGTGGTCGAATTCAAGGGCGGAGCGCTCGACCAGCTTGCCGCGGGCGTCACTCCCGAAGTAGTTGTGTCGGCCACGCGCGGCACGCTGAGCCGGATCAGGGCCGAGGCGGTGCCCGACGGCATCCCGGGGCATTGGCACACATTCTTTGACCTGGGAGAACTGGGTACGTCAAAAGAGCCGGTCGAGATACGTCTTTTCCTGCGCAGCGGAGAGCAGACGATCACCGAAACGTGGCTATATCAGTTTCAGCCCGCCTGA
- the mdoH gene encoding glucans biosynthesis glucosyltransferase MdoH, producing MKPCDIPDAIRSTRTTPPLCRGSMVPRPWTGFWRGLWLALFGASNVQPDVQTPGWKAAASRRRAALVAIVLASTVIAASLLFHTQAANGMHPVLHFIQLAIFVVLFGWVTAGFVTAMMGFWVQSHPDPHALPFVALDPRTLDRDARTAVIMPICNEPVAAVFAGLRATCESLAASGAAALFDVYVLSDTCDPDLRAQELAAWSELQAQLGDRSRIYYRLRQRRTRRKAGNVADFCRRWGRNYRYMVVLDADSVMSGESIATLVGMMEANPQAGIIQTAPRVCGVQTLHARAQQFAGRVAGRLFTAGMQFWQLGESHYWGHNAIIRVEPFMQHCALDLLPGRGGLSGEILSHDFVEAALMRRAGYHTWLTTDLEGSYEQQPSNLMEELQRDRRWCQGNLMNFRLITEPGFQAVHRAMLFTGAMSYVSAPLWLCFLLTSLGLHLLEQHAPALMFPWLGLSSTLGLLWTLTLTMLFLPRVLAVVAIMKHGEQAAYGGSAALIKSALFEAGLSALQAPIRMVAHTLFVIGALTGLNLEWKSPSREAQSVQWRDALRRFMPVMAIVAAALLAIFLFQRNAVWWLLPVGLPLLLAVPITVFTSESRWGLSLRRNHWLLTPEERSTPYVLVRAWA from the coding sequence ATGAAACCTTGCGATATTCCGGATGCGATCAGGTCGACAAGAACGACTCCACCCCTCTGTCGTGGCAGCATGGTGCCGCGACCATGGACAGGATTCTGGCGCGGCTTGTGGCTTGCGTTGTTTGGCGCGAGCAATGTACAGCCGGATGTGCAAACGCCGGGCTGGAAAGCTGCCGCTTCCAGGCGGCGGGCGGCGCTGGTGGCCATCGTGCTCGCCAGCACGGTCATCGCGGCAAGCCTGCTCTTTCATACCCAGGCCGCGAATGGCATGCATCCGGTCCTGCACTTCATCCAGCTTGCCATCTTCGTCGTGCTCTTTGGCTGGGTGACTGCAGGCTTCGTTACCGCCATGATGGGTTTCTGGGTGCAATCGCATCCTGACCCGCATGCGCTGCCATTTGTTGCGCTCGATCCGCGCACCCTGGATCGAGATGCGCGCACCGCCGTCATCATGCCGATATGCAATGAGCCGGTTGCGGCCGTGTTTGCTGGATTGCGCGCCACCTGCGAATCCCTGGCCGCCAGCGGGGCAGCTGCGCTGTTCGATGTCTATGTGCTTTCCGACACCTGCGATCCTGATCTGCGTGCGCAAGAATTGGCCGCCTGGTCGGAGTTACAGGCACAACTGGGCGACCGCAGCCGGATCTATTATCGGCTGCGCCAGCGCCGTACCCGCCGCAAGGCCGGCAATGTAGCGGATTTCTGCCGTCGCTGGGGACGCAACTATCGGTACATGGTGGTGCTCGATGCCGACAGCGTGATGAGCGGGGAATCGATCGCCACCCTGGTGGGCATGATGGAGGCGAATCCGCAGGCCGGCATCATCCAGACTGCTCCGCGCGTTTGCGGGGTGCAGACGCTGCATGCCCGTGCGCAGCAATTTGCCGGTCGGGTGGCCGGACGCCTGTTCACCGCCGGCATGCAGTTCTGGCAGCTGGGCGAATCACATTACTGGGGACATAACGCCATCATCCGCGTCGAGCCGTTCATGCAGCATTGCGCGCTCGATTTGCTGCCGGGGCGCGGCGGCCTGTCGGGCGAGATTCTGTCGCACGATTTTGTGGAAGCGGCCCTGATGCGGCGCGCCGGCTACCATACCTGGCTGACGACCGACCTGGAGGGCAGCTACGAGCAACAGCCTTCCAACCTGATGGAAGAACTGCAACGCGACCGTCGCTGGTGCCAGGGCAACCTGATGAACTTCCGCCTGATCACCGAACCAGGTTTCCAGGCGGTGCACCGTGCCATGCTGTTCACGGGCGCCATGTCCTATGTGTCGGCACCGTTGTGGCTCTGTTTCCTGCTGACCAGCCTGGGCCTGCATCTGCTGGAGCAGCATGCCCCCGCATTGATGTTCCCGTGGCTGGGTCTTTCGTCCACGCTGGGGCTGCTGTGGACGCTGACGCTGACGATGCTGTTCCTGCCCAGGGTCTTGGCTGTGGTGGCGATCATGAAGCATGGTGAACAGGCGGCATACGGCGGCAGTGCGGCACTGATCAAGAGCGCTCTGTTCGAAGCCGGGCTGTCGGCATTGCAGGCGCCGATCCGCATGGTGGCCCATACCCTGTTCGTCATCGGTGCGCTGACCGGCCTGAATCTGGAGTGGAAATCTCCCAGCCGCGAGGCTCAATCGGTCCAGTGGCGCGACGCATTGCGCCGCTTCATGCCGGTCATGGCCATCGTTGCTGCGGCATTGCTGGCGATCTTCCTGTTCCAGCGCAATGCCGTGTGGTGGCTGTTGCCGGTGGGGCTGCCGTTGTTGCTGGCCGTCCCGATCACCGTGTTTACGAGCGAATCCAGGTGGGGGCTCTCGCTGCGCCGCAACCACTGGCTGCTCACCCCCGAGGAGCGCAGTACTCCCTACGTGCTGGTGCGCGCCTGGGCATAA
- a CDS encoding DEAD/DEAH box helicase: MNNVSFTDLKLSPEILKALAEAGYTTPTPIQAQAIPAVLEGHDLMAGAQTGTGKTAAFALPMLQKLLPHASSSTSPARHPVRALILVPTRELAIQVEENIKTYARHTHLRSLVVFGGVDIKQQTPHLKAGVEILVATPGRLLDHIEQKTVLLNQVQMLVLDEADRMLDMGFMPALKRILALLPRQRQSLMFSATFSSEIKKLSEDFMNYPTLIEVARSNASAENITQKVYLVEQANKHQLLAKLLQGDDAKQVIVFTKTKLTASRLARELQREGVSADAIHGDKSQLERMQVLESFKQGKVSVLIATDVAARGLDIDSLPMVINYEIPHAAEDYVHRIGRTGRAGASGTAISLVSPEEEKYLLEIEKLIKTEIQKERVSSPGPGAKTHRAQRGEASEHRREYHASAPKKPSHDPWFDKPYEPSVSAAPPAKKAVEPPAGKPKAQIPALFVRRSG; encoded by the coding sequence TTGAATAACGTCAGTTTTACCGATCTGAAGCTGTCTCCAGAGATCCTCAAGGCGCTGGCCGAAGCCGGCTACACCACTCCCACCCCGATCCAGGCACAAGCCATCCCGGCCGTGCTGGAGGGCCATGACCTGATGGCAGGGGCGCAGACGGGAACGGGCAAGACGGCTGCATTTGCGCTGCCGATGCTGCAGAAGCTGTTGCCGCACGCCAGTTCCAGCACCTCGCCCGCCAGGCATCCGGTGCGGGCGCTGATCCTGGTGCCGACGCGCGAACTGGCGATCCAGGTCGAGGAGAACATCAAGACCTACGCCAGGCATACACACCTGCGCTCGCTGGTGGTGTTCGGCGGGGTGGACATCAAGCAACAGACGCCGCACCTGAAGGCGGGGGTGGAGATACTGGTGGCGACACCGGGACGCTTGCTGGACCATATCGAGCAGAAGACGGTCTTGCTGAACCAGGTGCAGATGCTGGTGCTGGACGAGGCCGACCGCATGCTGGACATGGGCTTCATGCCGGCGCTGAAGCGCATCCTGGCGCTGTTGCCGAGGCAGCGGCAAAGCCTGATGTTCTCCGCGACCTTCTCGAGCGAGATCAAGAAGCTTTCCGAAGATTTCATGAATTACCCGACGTTGATCGAGGTGGCGCGGAGCAATGCCTCTGCCGAGAACATCACGCAGAAGGTCTACCTGGTCGAACAGGCGAACAAGCATCAATTGCTGGCCAAGCTGTTGCAGGGCGACGATGCGAAACAGGTCATCGTCTTCACCAAGACCAAGCTGACGGCCAGCCGCCTGGCCAGGGAATTGCAGCGCGAAGGCGTATCCGCGGATGCCATCCACGGCGACAAGAGCCAGCTGGAGCGCATGCAGGTGCTGGAATCCTTCAAGCAAGGCAAGGTCTCCGTACTGATCGCCACCGATGTGGCGGCGCGGGGACTGGATATCGACAGTTTGCCGATGGTCATCAACTACGAGATACCGCATGCGGCAGAAGACTATGTGCATCGCATCGGCCGCACCGGCCGTGCAGGCGCATCCGGTACCGCGATCTCGCTGGTGTCGCCGGAAGAGGAAAAGTACCTGCTGGAGATCGAGAAACTGATCAAGACGGAGATCCAGAAGGAGCGCGTAAGCTCACCGGGACCGGGTGCGAAAACGCACCGTGCCCAGCGCGGCGAAGCATCCGAACACAGGCGCGAATATCACGCTTCCGCACCGAAGAAGCCCAGCCATGATCCCTGGTTCGACAAGCCTTACGAACCGAGCGTCAGCGCTGCACCGCCGGCAAAGAAAGCGGTCGAGCCGCCGGCAGGCAAACCCAAGGCGCAGATCCCCGCGTTATTCGTGCGCAGGTCGGGCTGA
- a CDS encoding TIGR03862 family flavoprotein, producing MPLPDHRPFPTIAIIGGGPAGLMAAEAISQGNVRVDIYDAMPSMGRKFLMAGKGGMNITHAEPFDAFLTRFGARRNDIEPLLLGFPPDALREWVHGLGIATFVGTSNRVFPVDMKAAPLLRAWLHRLRERGAGFHVRHRWNGWDAQGDLRFTTPEGERILHADALVLALGGGSWPQLGSDGAWVTLLAQHGIEIKPLRPANCGFDVVWSDFFRERFTGEPLKSIAATFGDLRKQGECVITEHGVEGSLIYALSAVLRDEIARHGQAVLHLDLLPDWPLQRVQKEVSHPRGSRSLSSHLHSRLGLKGVKASLLREALDADQMHDTALLARTIKSLPLRLTGTRPLSEAISTAGGVAFESLDERLMLTRLPGVFCAGEMLDWEAPTGGYLLSACFASGLAAGKGALDWLQHRDQMPA from the coding sequence ATGCCGCTTCCCGACCACCGCCCGTTCCCCACCATCGCCATCATCGGTGGCGGCCCTGCCGGGTTGATGGCCGCAGAAGCGATCTCGCAAGGCAATGTCCGCGTCGACATCTACGACGCAATGCCCAGCATGGGACGCAAGTTCCTGATGGCCGGCAAAGGCGGCATGAACATCACCCATGCGGAGCCGTTCGATGCCTTCCTCACACGTTTCGGCGCGCGCCGCAACGACATCGAACCGTTGTTGCTCGGTTTTCCGCCGGATGCCTTGCGCGAGTGGGTGCACGGCCTGGGTATCGCCACTTTCGTGGGCACGTCCAATCGCGTCTTTCCTGTCGACATGAAAGCTGCACCGCTGTTGCGTGCCTGGCTGCATCGCCTGCGCGAACGCGGCGCAGGCTTCCACGTCCGGCATCGCTGGAACGGATGGGATGCGCAAGGCGACCTGCGTTTCACCACTCCCGAAGGCGAACGCATCCTGCACGCCGATGCGCTGGTGCTGGCGCTGGGCGGCGGCAGCTGGCCGCAGCTCGGCTCCGACGGCGCATGGGTGACACTGCTCGCGCAGCACGGCATAGAGATCAAGCCGTTGCGCCCAGCCAATTGCGGCTTCGACGTCGTCTGGAGCGATTTCTTCCGCGAGCGATTTACCGGCGAACCGCTGAAATCGATCGCCGCCACTTTCGGCGACCTGCGCAAACAAGGCGAATGCGTCATCACCGAACATGGTGTCGAAGGCAGCCTGATTTATGCGCTCTCGGCGGTATTGCGCGACGAGATCGCTCGCCACGGCCAGGCCGTGCTGCATCTCGACCTGTTGCCGGACTGGCCGTTGCAGCGCGTGCAGAAAGAGGTGTCGCATCCGCGCGGATCGCGCTCCCTTTCCAGCCATCTGCACAGCAGGCTGGGATTGAAAGGCGTGAAAGCCAGCCTGTTGCGCGAGGCGCTGGATGCAGACCAGATGCACGACACGGCACTGCTGGCACGCACCATCAAATCCCTGCCGTTGCGCTTGACCGGTACGCGCCCCTTGAGCGAGGCCATCAGCACCGCAGGCGGCGTTGCATTCGAATCGCTGGATGAAAGACTGATGCTGACCAGGCTGCCCGGCGTGTTCTGCGCGGGCGAGATGCTCGACTGGGAAGCTCCCACCGGCGGCTATTTGCTCTCCGCCTGTTTCGCCAGCGGCCTCGCGGCCGGGAAAGGCGCGCTGGATTGGCTGCAGCATCGGGATCAAATGCCGGCCTGA
- a CDS encoding cytochrome b, whose translation MKQYSKRTALIHWLVFLLVIAALFLGHELDESKNTAQKISMFPVHFLIGDLVLLLVLLRIYFRKKDGEPAPANANPLLNKIAAATHVLLNLSLIAVAVSGIVTAVTSGVIEAIKKGDPNLIPDFSKVDAKEFHELFIGIMLLLVAFHVVAALYHQFVVKDHLLRRIMVRRF comes from the coding sequence ATGAAGCAATACAGCAAACGCACCGCGCTCATCCATTGGCTGGTCTTTCTGCTCGTGATCGCCGCCCTGTTCCTTGGCCATGAACTGGACGAGAGCAAGAACACCGCACAGAAGATCTCCATGTTCCCGGTACATTTCCTGATCGGCGACCTGGTCCTGCTGCTGGTGCTGTTGCGCATCTATTTCAGGAAGAAAGACGGCGAGCCCGCACCGGCCAATGCCAACCCGCTGCTGAACAAGATCGCCGCCGCCACTCATGTGCTGCTGAACCTGTCGCTCATCGCCGTCGCGGTCTCCGGCATCGTCACAGCAGTGACTTCCGGCGTGATCGAAGCAATCAAGAAAGGCGACCCGAACCTGATCCCGGATTTCAGCAAGGTCGACGCCAAGGAATTCCATGAGTTGTTCATCGGCATCATGCTGTTGCTGGTCGCATTCCATGTCGTCGCTGCGCTGTATCACCAGTTCGTGGTGAAAGACCATCTGCTGCGCCGCATCATGGTCCGGCGTTTCTGA
- a CDS encoding SirB2 family protein, producing the protein MDTALLKFIHITCVALSYALFVLRGIWMLRDRASWHAKWMRFAPHIVDTVLLASAVTLAWQLGLSPLSTPWLAAKIAALLLYIAIGAVALKYGKTRRIRLFAWLAAQMVFFYMISAAVTHNPAPWKT; encoded by the coding sequence TTGGATACAGCATTACTGAAATTCATCCATATCACCTGCGTGGCACTCAGTTACGCGCTGTTCGTCCTGCGCGGCATATGGATGCTGCGCGACCGGGCATCCTGGCATGCGAAATGGATGAGGTTCGCGCCGCACATCGTGGATACGGTGCTGCTCGCCAGTGCCGTCACGCTCGCCTGGCAGCTCGGCCTGTCGCCGTTGTCCACACCGTGGCTGGCTGCCAAGATCGCGGCACTGCTGTTGTATATAGCGATCGGCGCGGTGGCGCTGAAATACGGCAAAACCCGGCGTATCCGCCTGTTTGCCTGGCTGGCGGCACAAATGGTGTTCTTTTATATGATAAGCGCGGCCGTGACGCACAACCCGGCACCGTGGAAAACTTGA
- a CDS encoding DUF2798 domain-containing protein, with product MKIPARYSNLLFGGMLSVIMVTIISGTVTFINQGYDADFFSRWFRGFATAWPIAFPSVLVVAPFVRRVVSRITV from the coding sequence ATGAAGATTCCGGCTCGTTACAGCAACCTGCTTTTCGGCGGCATGCTCTCCGTCATCATGGTCACCATCATCTCCGGTACGGTGACCTTCATCAACCAGGGATATGACGCAGACTTCTTCAGCCGCTGGTTCAGGGGATTCGCCACCGCATGGCCCATCGCCTTCCCCTCGGTGCTGGTGGTTGCGCCGTTCGTGCGGCGCGTGGTGTCCAGGATCACCGTGTGA
- a CDS encoding disulfide bond formation protein B — MLRLWDAISRRWLYLAGALIVAGLFGAALYLQYVLRQDPCPLCMLQRVIFIVIGVLFGLAALHNARQIGARIYAVLIGLFAIAGVAVALRHIWIQHLPKDQVPACGPGLDYMLKNFPMSDVLQELMHGSGECAAKGWTFLTLGIPEWSLLWFVLLGMFALAVGWKKN; from the coding sequence ATGCTGAGACTCTGGGACGCTATTTCCAGGCGCTGGCTGTATCTTGCCGGTGCCCTGATCGTGGCAGGGCTGTTCGGCGCTGCGCTCTATCTGCAATACGTGCTGCGCCAGGATCCCTGTCCGTTGTGCATGCTGCAGCGGGTGATTTTCATCGTGATCGGCGTGCTGTTCGGCCTTGCCGCGCTGCACAACGCAAGGCAGATCGGCGCCAGGATTTATGCCGTGCTGATCGGGCTGTTCGCCATCGCTGGCGTCGCGGTGGCGTTGCGTCATATCTGGATCCAGCACCTGCCCAAGGATCAAGTGCCGGCCTGCGGCCCCGGCCTCGATTACATGCTGAAGAACTTCCCGATGTCGGACGTGCTGCAGGAGCTGATGCATGGCTCCGGCGAATGCGCAGCCAAGGGCTGGACATTCCTCACGCTGGGCATCCCGGAGTGGTCGCTGCTCTGGTTCGTGTTGCTGGGTATGTTTGCGCTGGCGGTCGGCTGGAAGAAAAACTGA
- the iscX gene encoding Fe-S cluster assembly protein IscX: MKWIDVRDIAIALSEKHPDIDPRTVRFVDLHNYVVDLDGFDDDHSRGGEKVLEAIQAAWMDEAA, encoded by the coding sequence ATGAAATGGATAGACGTGCGCGATATCGCCATCGCGCTGAGTGAGAAGCATCCCGACATCGACCCGCGCACGGTGCGCTTCGTCGACCTGCACAACTACGTGGTCGATCTGGACGGGTTCGATGACGATCACAGCCGCGGCGGCGAGAAGGTGCTGGAAGCCATCCAGGCCGCATGGATGGACGAGGCGGCGTGA
- the fdx gene encoding ISC system 2Fe-2S type ferredoxin: MTQIIVLPHEELCPKGALFEAAPGTSICDALLEHNIEIEHACEKSCACTTCHVIVREGFDSLEEATELEEDMLDKAWGLEANSRLSCQAIVGERELVVEIPKYTINMAKEGHSK; the protein is encoded by the coding sequence ATGACCCAGATCATCGTTTTGCCGCATGAGGAGCTATGCCCGAAGGGGGCATTGTTCGAAGCTGCGCCGGGGACCTCGATTTGCGACGCACTGCTGGAGCACAATATCGAGATCGAGCATGCCTGCGAGAAATCCTGCGCCTGCACCACCTGCCATGTCATCGTGCGCGAGGGCTTCGACAGCCTGGAAGAGGCGACCGAGCTGGAAGAAGACATGCTGGACAAGGCCTGGGGGCTGGAAGCCAACTCGCGCCTGAGTTGCCAGGCCATCGTGGGTGAACGGGAACTGGTGGTCGAGATACCCAAGTACACCATCAACATGGCAAAAGAGGGGCACAGCAAATGA
- the hscA gene encoding Fe-S protein assembly chaperone HscA, translating to MALLQIAEPGLSAAPHQHRLAVGIDLGTTNSLVATVRNGISTVLNDIQGCAMLPSVVRYAADGKVQVGHEAQAVQSDDPQNTIVSVKRFMGRGLKDVGEVGNLPYRFVDAPGMLQLRTAAGTRSPVEVSAEILKVLRERAELSLGGELVGAVITVPAYFDDAQRQATKDAARLAGLNVLRLLNEPTAAAIAYGLDNAAEGVYAVYDLGGGTFDISILKLSKGVFEVLATNGDSALGGDDFDRRIYCWVLENAGLSALGPHDTRLLLTHSRIAKEQLTEYPQTQITAVLSTGELVDLTLTREAFYEMTQNLVARTLQATRRALRDAKLKVEDIKGTVMVGGSTRMPQVQQAVGEFFGQIPLNNLDPDKVVALGAAIQANVLAGNRSGDDWLLLDVIPLSLGIETMGGLVEKIIPRNSTIPNARAQEFTTYKDGQTAMSIHVVQGERELVSDCRSLAKFELRGIPPMVAGAARIRVTFQVDADGLLSVSARETSSGVESHITVKPSYGLSDEEITRMLQDSAQHAREDMQARALREQQTEAKQLLEAVDNALQQDGDALLDAAAQARIRASMDALRTALDGSDHQAIKRTVEALNLATTEFAQKRMDQSVKHALTGHKLSELEK from the coding sequence ATGGCCCTGTTGCAAATCGCAGAACCCGGCCTCAGCGCCGCTCCCCATCAACATCGTCTGGCAGTCGGCATCGACCTCGGTACGACCAATTCCCTTGTCGCCACGGTGCGCAACGGCATCAGCACGGTGCTCAACGACATCCAGGGCTGCGCCATGCTGCCTTCGGTGGTGCGCTATGCTGCGGACGGCAAGGTCCAGGTCGGCCACGAGGCCCAGGCGGTGCAAAGCGACGATCCGCAGAACACTATTGTTTCGGTCAAGCGCTTCATGGGACGCGGCCTGAAGGACGTGGGCGAAGTCGGCAACTTGCCGTATCGCTTCGTCGATGCGCCGGGCATGCTGCAATTGCGCACGGCCGCAGGCACCAGGAGTCCGGTCGAAGTCTCGGCCGAGATACTCAAGGTGCTGCGCGAGCGGGCCGAGCTTTCGCTGGGCGGCGAACTGGTCGGCGCGGTCATCACCGTGCCGGCCTATTTCGACGATGCGCAGCGCCAGGCCACCAAGGATGCTGCCAGGCTGGCCGGACTGAATGTGCTGCGCCTGCTGAACGAACCGACGGCGGCAGCCATCGCCTACGGCCTGGATAATGCCGCCGAAGGCGTCTATGCGGTATACGACCTCGGCGGCGGGACTTTCGATATCTCCATCCTGAAGCTGTCCAAAGGCGTGTTCGAAGTGCTGGCCACCAACGGCGACTCGGCACTGGGCGGCGACGATTTCGACCGCCGCATCTATTGCTGGGTGCTGGAGAATGCCGGCCTGTCGGCGCTGGGGCCGCATGACACGCGCCTGCTGCTGACGCATTCGCGCATCGCCAAGGAGCAGCTCACCGAATATCCGCAGACGCAGATCACTGCGGTGCTCAGCACCGGCGAGCTGGTGGATCTGACGCTGACGCGCGAAGCGTTCTACGAGATGACGCAGAACCTGGTTGCCCGCACGCTGCAGGCCACGCGCCGGGCGTTGCGCGATGCCAAGCTGAAGGTGGAAGACATCAAAGGTACGGTGATGGTCGGCGGCTCTACGCGCATGCCGCAGGTACAGCAGGCGGTGGGGGAGTTCTTCGGCCAGATCCCGCTGAACAACCTCGACCCGGACAAGGTGGTGGCGCTGGGCGCCGCCATCCAGGCCAACGTGCTGGCAGGCAATCGCAGCGGCGACGACTGGCTGTTGCTGGACGTGATCCCGTTGTCGCTCGGCATCGAGACCATGGGCGGGCTGGTGGAGAAGATCATCCCGCGCAACAGCACCATCCCGAATGCGCGGGCGCAGGAATTCACCACCTACAAGGACGGCCAGACCGCGATGAGCATCCACGTGGTGCAGGGCGAGCGCGAACTGGTGAGCGATTGCCGTTCGCTGGCGAAGTTCGAGTTGCGTGGCATTCCGCCGATGGTGGCCGGGGCGGCACGCATCCGCGTCACTTTCCAGGTGGACGCGGACGGACTGCTCAGCGTCTCGGCGCGAGAGACGAGCAGCGGGGTCGAGTCGCACATCACGGTGAAACCATCCTACGGCCTCAGCGACGAGGAGATCACCCGCATGCTGCAAGACTCGGCACAGCATGCGCGCGAGGACATGCAGGCGCGCGCCTTGCGCGAGCAGCAGACCGAGGCGAAGCAATTGCTGGAGGCAGTGGATAATGCGCTGCAGCAGGACGGCGATGCGCTGCTCGATGCGGCTGCGCAGGCGCGCATCCGTGCCAGTATGGATGCGCTGCGCACGGCGCTGGACGGCAGCGACCACCAGGCCATCAAGCGCACGGTGGAGGCGCTGAACCTGGCTACCACCGAATTCGCCCAGAAGCGCATGGACCAGAGCGTCAAGCATGCGCTGACCGGGCACAAGTTATCGGAACTGGAAAAGTGA